In a single window of the Littorina saxatilis isolate snail1 linkage group LG3, US_GU_Lsax_2.0, whole genome shotgun sequence genome:
- the LOC138963305 gene encoding uncharacterized protein — protein sequence MECKYKATQSSSLNTTGIISLFCDSLALAVQQHCSNLICSFCSPLQQLDNNMGDMFSFVTLGNHYRHGAALNVIPLDVQQLCCAVYVQVRDLSQTESLILAEKPLCHPQFVSITPEFPVVSVSIFLQALNHITCHFSRRQFVPPEPREARVNCCQQNEKENCTLHSYEKQVSKSFDENCVIHSHAENEPSLELHEDCSVARSKDDEESARGELNESVQESNPADVLPTSQQRNQGEEQFHRQEVNCRLENESEMTGDSMKASEGDTQYMKLSDCKAVAAHGEPESWQPSTHLLAKRLTAKGERRSEITRLYLQESLQNFVILTKGQGKQQQSPGDASDSDEQTTEDSVILRELTSAPTMRFAPGVKQQVATYIVGGPREQVSVLTAEHNRLASFADNTKVRKSGVWVTRLAAAGFYCPEKNSAFVTCAFCDVDVKIEDLGINKDPMELHTRRSPFCSFVQGQSSNVTLELQGQIAGLNVIHGFFGDTSPLDQEHSSRGLKDQHKDTPISGQEQRRSECVQSSTSASGNGVGGGAARGQSSSAPHMPSTSLPTNQSPRGVSSPSPLASMSAASSHRSHTPVNSQLRGESSATGRTTGVETAPTGQHAQAASSHAQGSAIPTQLTESARSQNTHVTQSSPSSGSIRAQATESALPFQTARPVSTHQQETSSSSQTSSAPASPHASANNSGSQSNSREAVAHPVPAPQAPPPSSTGEAERQVVTYSQLGIYTQEPKRSDFAIAATRAGSFTAWPHPDTHNPHHMAEAGFYYVGQDDLVRCFYCKGGLKSWAPHLRPWVEHARFFPKCPFVGQVKGQDFIDVVQELKERQETISAEQVEEELAARQRDTPTLSTLPPPEGAAGGVSAAVGGADEHTDDTQLAKVADDLENENKEILDARICKICQINDVSILFLPCGHLVSCAQCAPALRTCAICRQRIKGRVRVIEK from the exons ATGGAGTGTAAATATAAAGCCACACAATCATCGTCACTCAACACAACGGGAATTATCTCTTTGTTTTGTgacagcctcgctttggctgTGCAACAACATTGTTCAAACCTGATCTGTTCGTTTTGTTCTCCCCTCCAACAGCTAGATAACAACATGGGGGACATGTTTTCTTTCGTTACATTGGGCAACCACTATCGTCATGGCGCGGCGCTGAACGTGATTCCGCTTGATGTCCAGCAACTATGCTGTGCTGTTTACGTCCAGGTAAGAGATCTTTCTCAAACGGAAAGTCTTATTTTGGCAGAAAAACCTTTATGTCATCCACAGTTTGTGTCCATCACACCAGAGTTCCCTGTGGTTAGCGTCTCCATCTTTCTCCAAGCTCTCAACCACATCACTTGTCATTTTAGTCGCCGTCAGTTTGTGCCGCCAGAACCACGTGAAGCAAGAGTGAACTGCTGTCAGCAAAACGAGAAGGAGAACTGCACTCTGCACAGCTATGAGAAACAGGTCAGCAAATCCTTCGATGAGAATTGTGTAATCCATTCTCATGCTGAAAATGAACCCAGTCTTGAACTTCACGAAGACTGTTCGGTGGCAAGATCAAAAGATGACGAAGAGTCTGCCAGGGGAGAACTCAATGAATCGGTGCAAGAAAGCAACCCAGCAGATGTATTGCCCACAAGCCAGCAGAGAAACCAAGGAGAGGAACAGTTCCACAGGCAAGAAGTTAACTGCCGATTGGAGAACGAGTCTGAAATGACAGGCGATTCAATGAAAGCGTCTGAAGGAGACACACAGTACATGAAACTCTCAGATTGCAAAGCAGTTGCCGCCCATGGTGAACCTGAATCGTGGCAACCGTCCACGCATCTTCTCGCCAAACGTCTTACAGCGAAAGGCGAAAGGCGAAGTGAAATAACACGTCTTTACCTTCAAGAGAGCCTTCAGAATTTCGTGATTCTCACTAAAGgacaagggaagcaacaacaaagCCCAGGGGACGCAAGCGACAGTGACGAGCAGACAACTGAGGACAGCGTCATTCTCAGAGAGCTGACATCTGCACCTACCATGCGCTTTGCtccgggggtcaagcaacaAGTCGCCACCTACATTGTAGGGGGACCCAGAGAGCAGGTCAGTGTGTTGACCGCAGAGCACAACCGCCTGGCCAGCTTTGCGGACAACACGAAGGTCCGCAAGTCTGGAGTGTGGGTCACCAGGCTGGCCGCAGCGGGGTTCTACTGTCCAGAGAAAAACAGCGCCTTCGTCAC GTGTGCTTTCTGTGATGTTGACGTGAAGATTGAAGACTTGGGAATAAACAAAGACCCCATGGAGCTGCACACACGTCGCTCCCCTTTCTGTTCCTTCGTACAGGGCCAGTCCAGCAACGTCACTCTGGAACTCCAGGGTCAGATTGCCGGACTCAACGTCATCCACGGCTTCTTTGGAGACACCAGTCCACTAGATCAAGAACATTCATCCCGTGGACTGAAGGATCAACACAAGGACACGCCCATCTCTGGACAGGAGCAGAGAAGAAGTGAATGTGTGCAGTCCTCAACCTCAGCCAGTGGAAACGGTGTAGGGGGAGGTGCAGCAAGGGGCCAGTCTTCTTCAGCGCCACATATGCCGTCCACATCATTGCCGACAAACCAGTCTCCTAGAGGTGTCAGCAGCCCGTCTCCCCTTGCCTCAATGTCAGCAGCGTCTAGTCATCGTTCTCACACGCCGGTCAACAGCCAGCTTAGAGGGGAATCAAGTGCTACAGGTAGAACTACAGGAGTTGAAACAGCACCAACAGGACAACACGCACAAGCAGCCAGCTCACACGCGCAAGGATCCGCAATACCAACGCAGCTGACAGAGTCAGCCAGATCTCAGAACACCCACGTGACACAATCCTCGCCGTCTTCAGGGTCAATCAGAGCACAGGCCACGGAAAGCGCACTCCCGTTCCAAACAGCTCGGCCAGTCAGTACACATCAACAAGAAACCAGTTCTTCAAGTCAGACATCTTCTGCCCCTGCATCACCACACGCCTCTGCCAACAACAGCGGCAGTCAATCAAACTCCAGAGAAGCTGTCGCTCATCCGGTCCCCGCCCCTCAAGCCCCGCCCCCTTCTTCTACAGGAGAAGCAGAAAGACAGGTGGTGACGTACTCGCAGCTCGGGATCTACACACAGGAACCCAAGCGGTCCGACTTTGCCATCGCCGCCACTCGCGCTGGTTCCTTCACCGCCTGGCCCCACCCTGACACGCACAACCCTCACCACATGGCTGAGGCCGGCTTCTACTATGTCG GTCAAGATGACCTAGTTAGGTGTTTCTACTGTAAGGGAGGACTCAAGTCGTGGGCGCCACACCTGCGACCTTGGGTGGAGCACGCGCGTTTCTTCCCGAAATGCCCCTTTGTGGGCCAGGTCAAAGGTCAGGACTTCATTGACGTGGTGCAGGagctgaaagagagacaggaaACC ATTTCAGCCGAGCAAGTGGAAGAAGAACTGGCAGCACGCCAGCGGGACACTCCAACACTTTCAACACTGCCTCCACCAGAGGGCGCAGCGGGCGGAGTCTCAGCGGCAGTGGGCGGGGCTGACGAACACACTGACGACACTCAACTCGCCAAAGTTGCTGATG